The Niallia circulans nucleotide sequence CCACCTATTAATCTATTGTTACTGGCAGCAAAATTTCCACCTCGGTACCTTCATTAACCTCACTTGCATACCTAACCTGTCCTTTATGTGCCTGAACAATCCGGTAACTGACTGTTAATCCTAACCCTGTGCCTTTTTCTTTCGCTGAATAGAATGGCTCCCCTAAGCGTTTAATACGATCTTTTTCGATTCCGCAGCCATTGTCTTTTACGATTATTTGCACAAATCCGTTGTCTGTGTTTTTAATTGTTATGTTTACTTTTGTGGATTCTGCTTCTATTGAGTTTTTGATGATGTTGATGAACAGCTGTTTTAATTGGTTTGGTTCGCAGTCAATCTCAGGAAGTGTGCCAATTATTTTTGAGTTCAATTCTACACCGTATAGGTTTGATTGTGATTCAAGCAGACCGAAAACTGAGCTCATAATGCTCTCTACTCTAGCCTTTACATAGTTCAGTTCCTGTGGTTTTGCCAATAATAACAGCTCACTGACGATATCATTAATTCTGTCGATTTCATCTAGGAGAATGTTGTGAAAAGCTTTATTTGAAGCTGTTTCGTCCGATTTCATTAATTGGATAAAGCCGCGAATGGATGTCAGTGGATTGCGAATTTCGTGTGCAACACTTGCGGCTAGCTCTCCGGCGACAGACAGTTTTTCAGCTTTTCGAAGCATTGCTTCTGTTTCCTTAATAGCTGTTATATCCCTGCCATAGCCAATAACACCGACGATTTCACCATCTAGCATCATTGGAAATGTTGTGCAGGAAATATCACTGATACTGCCGTCCTTTTTTATAATTTTTGTTTCTTTTGTAGTTGATTTACCTTGAAGTATCGAGTTTAACAAATTCTCACGAAGAAGCTCCTGAAACTCCTCCGTCACTAAGCTTACAATTCTTTTCCCATTAAATTCATCTGCACTATAACCAGTAATCTTCTCAAACTGACGGTT carries:
- a CDS encoding PAS domain S-box protein; amino-acid sequence: MSKKNFLYLYIVVSLLWIFGTDFLLTFVDSQSTMLFLQKLKGILYVCFTSILIYVLIVRKEEFETVTEEKKQLKTLINSMVDFVNFKDGNGRWLEANEAGLKLFQLDGVDFRGKKDSELAKYTDFYHDALMYCETSDKEAWKAKEVTRCLEYIPLPNGEIRTIDTIKVPNFNDDGSRHSLVVIGRDITEHLNTEKDLSMTKQQYQSLFENNPDMVYVLDLDGNVVNVNRQFEKITGYSADEFNGKRIVSLVTEEFQELLRENLLNSILQGKSTTKETKIIKKDGSISDISCTTFPMMLDGEIVGVIGYGRDITAIKETEAMLRKAEKLSVAGELAASVAHEIRNPLTSIRGFIQLMKSDETASNKAFHNILLDEIDRINDIVSELLLLAKPQELNYVKARVESIMSSVFGLLESQSNLYGVELNSKIIGTLPEIDCEPNQLKQLFINIIKNSIEAESTKVNITIKNTDNGFVQIIVKDNGCGIEKDRIKRLGEPFYSAKEKGTGLGLTVSYRIVQAHKGQVRYASEVNEGTEVEILLPVTID